One Edaphobacter flagellatus genomic region harbors:
- a CDS encoding nuclear transport factor 2-like protein — MHPLRKLREAGKPTAAEISELLAENVVFNSPILARSIQGREACAAIFAQSSSTRGSGTYIAEVKLDERTTFLRWVGTMDGHKFESLEVVVDNEQGLIVERTIALRPYPALKLFRDAMYASLKDKLPHDVWDYPTS; from the coding sequence ATGCATCCATTACGAAAATTACGGGAAGCGGGGAAGCCTACAGCCGCTGAGATTAGCGAACTGCTCGCAGAAAACGTCGTATTCAACAGCCCAATACTGGCCCGGTCGATCCAGGGACGTGAAGCCTGCGCGGCGATTTTCGCGCAGTCTAGTTCTACGCGCGGTTCCGGCACCTATATCGCTGAGGTCAAGCTCGATGAGCGCACCACCTTCTTGCGTTGGGTGGGGACGATGGATGGTCACAAGTTCGAGAGCTTGGAGGTCGTTGTAGACAACGAGCAAGGGCTGATTGTTGAGCGCACAATTGCTCTCCGGCCGTATCCAGCTCTAAAGCTATTCCGAGATGCCATGTATGCATCGCTCAAGGACAAACTGCCGCATGATGTTTGGGACTACCCAACGTCCTAG
- a CDS encoding phospholipase D-like domain-containing protein, whose amino-acid sequence MANMIIGASKDFQLLDSLHHASVVTLVMAFAKRSGWKNIKEPLLGGAAQINIVVGLNFAITDPSLLYDWLELQAQEPYRFRVEVAPTDPVFHPKVILVESPHGDRFAIVGSGNLTGGGLGTNVECGVLVDEEAHINELTLWISGLARSPLTHNIIEEYEIVHAAAHQGFRKAKRAEARLRLLLNKSLSERRSRPLPPWNITDFLKDMDRHLATSEGVESLKDRINGAREIRTALDMPNFGFNKANWEYFYGIVEFGRIRQSYKTMSAETPKLRLTLKLLTAGSLQEETLEQILAVDGLHHVRGLGTNLISKILTVSDRNRWPVFNHRVKKTLSSYGLSVDWGATHYLSFAATMRDVLSRRGQPDFWALDVFCEWASREM is encoded by the coding sequence ATGGCCAACATGATCATTGGCGCTAGCAAAGACTTTCAGCTCTTAGATTCGCTTCACCATGCCTCCGTCGTCACACTGGTGATGGCCTTTGCAAAACGCAGTGGCTGGAAGAACATCAAGGAGCCTCTATTGGGAGGCGCAGCGCAGATCAACATCGTCGTTGGCTTGAACTTTGCGATCACCGACCCGTCCCTCTTGTACGATTGGCTAGAGCTTCAGGCGCAGGAACCATATCGCTTTCGCGTTGAAGTTGCTCCAACGGATCCCGTCTTTCATCCAAAAGTTATTCTCGTGGAGAGTCCGCACGGCGATCGATTCGCGATTGTCGGCTCCGGGAACCTAACGGGCGGTGGATTGGGGACGAACGTCGAGTGCGGTGTTCTCGTAGACGAAGAGGCCCACATAAATGAGCTGACTTTGTGGATCAGCGGCCTCGCTCGATCGCCACTGACACACAACATCATTGAAGAATACGAAATCGTGCATGCAGCCGCCCACCAGGGATTTCGAAAAGCGAAAAGGGCCGAAGCGCGCCTTCGCCTACTGCTGAACAAGTCTCTGAGTGAGCGGCGATCCCGCCCGCTCCCGCCTTGGAACATCACGGACTTCCTCAAAGACATGGACCGGCACCTAGCCACCTCTGAGGGTGTGGAGAGTCTTAAAGATCGAATCAACGGTGCCCGTGAAATTCGAACGGCATTGGACATGCCGAACTTTGGCTTTAACAAAGCGAATTGGGAGTACTTTTACGGTATTGTGGAGTTCGGCCGGATTCGACAAAGCTACAAAACGATGTCGGCTGAGACCCCGAAGTTAAGGCTAACCCTCAAGCTCCTTACCGCAGGCTCTCTCCAAGAGGAGACACTCGAACAAATCCTCGCCGTCGATGGCTTGCACCATGTGCGCGGTCTTGGGACGAACCTCATATCAAAAATTTTGACCGTGTCGGACCGTAACCGATGGCCGGTCTTCAATCACCGAGTGAAAAAGACCCTTAGCTCTTACGGCCTCTCGGTGGACTGGGGAGCGACGCACTACCTATCCTTTGCAGCGACTATGCGAGACGTTCTATCACGGCGGGGACAGCCCGACTTCTGGGCGCTCGATGTCTTCTGTGAATGGGCTTCGCGAGAAATGTAA
- a CDS encoding reverse transcriptase domain-containing protein: MAEKAVVELGRRPKRKRALTQLCELSFLRDAWDSIGKNPSSFGIDNVSIDGFRSNLNSELSKIRAELLSKTFKFQKLRGVAIPKPGTDKIRPIQVPAVRDRVVAKAIAQLIEPELKKLDHDFSFGYRSGLSRNDAIAAIHAAAAAGYTWVLEADITNFFGEVNNALLFAKLFKVIGRSSIKELLMSAVVNEIGNRDDIVAKHKGSFPKAGVGIPQGAILSPMLANFYLSTFDLEMQKRGLKVIRYADDFVVMCESEARAKHAYIIAKGYLENELKLTVHSLGSQKTRIVQYQGGFTFLGYDVRKGQHFPSQTSIKKLLDKVDKAFEHPKGKPLLPIVVRIAAVLSGWREAYKGSEMTEAAVRINTHVANCVTSFLRVNGFTHDGRTVTAKQLCILGIPTI, translated from the coding sequence GTGGCTGAGAAAGCTGTAGTGGAACTCGGACGACGGCCTAAGAGGAAGAGAGCGCTCACACAACTGTGTGAGCTTTCCTTTTTGCGTGACGCCTGGGACAGCATTGGGAAAAACCCCTCTTCGTTCGGTATCGACAATGTGTCGATTGACGGCTTCCGTAGCAACTTGAACTCAGAACTTTCAAAGATCCGGGCGGAACTGCTCTCGAAAACTTTCAAATTCCAGAAGCTTCGTGGTGTGGCGATTCCGAAGCCTGGGACTGATAAGATCAGGCCGATACAGGTACCGGCCGTTCGGGATCGTGTTGTTGCAAAAGCTATCGCCCAGCTCATCGAACCTGAGCTAAAGAAGCTTGACCATGATTTCAGTTTCGGCTACCGGAGCGGACTGAGTAGGAATGACGCGATCGCAGCCATACACGCGGCTGCAGCAGCGGGCTACACCTGGGTTTTAGAGGCTGACATCACGAACTTCTTTGGAGAGGTAAATAACGCCCTTCTGTTCGCGAAGCTCTTCAAAGTGATCGGAAGATCATCGATCAAAGAACTGCTGATGTCCGCGGTCGTTAACGAGATTGGCAACCGAGACGACATCGTTGCAAAGCACAAGGGGAGCTTTCCAAAGGCTGGTGTAGGGATACCCCAAGGTGCCATCTTGTCTCCTATGCTGGCTAACTTTTACCTGAGCACGTTCGATCTCGAAATGCAGAAACGCGGGCTGAAGGTGATCCGTTACGCAGATGACTTTGTGGTGATGTGTGAGAGCGAGGCCAGGGCAAAGCACGCGTACATCATTGCCAAGGGCTACCTAGAGAATGAGCTAAAGCTTACGGTGCACAGTTTGGGATCACAGAAGACCCGAATCGTGCAGTACCAGGGTGGATTTACGTTCCTGGGATACGACGTGAGGAAGGGGCAGCATTTCCCTTCACAGACGAGCATCAAGAAATTGCTAGACAAGGTTGATAAAGCCTTTGAACATCCGAAGGGTAAGCCTCTGTTGCCCATTGTCGTTAGGATTGCGGCGGTCCTGAGTGGTTGGAGAGAGGCATACAAGGGCTCGGAGATGACCGAAGCTGCTGTTCGGATCAATACGCATGTCGCGAACTGTGTGACGTCATTCTTGCGAGTGAACGGCTTCACTCACGACGGCCGAACAGTTACAGCGAAGCAGCTTTGCATCCTTGGAATCCCCACGATATAG
- a CDS encoding winged helix-turn-helix transcriptional regulator: MTGKDDWSNQTALIRCAVFSIDTLLRGKWQVHILFALRQGPVRIGQLGRLIPGASKKVLAESLRKLEARGIVVRRDLSDLILHVEYELHPDVRVSLGSLLDQLSAWGASFLEREANVAAKERRSSSQKQ; this comes from the coding sequence ATGACTGGAAAAGACGATTGGTCCAATCAAACAGCTCTTATTCGGTGTGCGGTGTTCTCGATAGACACACTGTTGAGGGGCAAGTGGCAAGTGCATATTCTCTTCGCACTTCGTCAGGGACCAGTACGCATTGGTCAACTCGGGCGTCTCATCCCGGGGGCGTCGAAGAAGGTGCTGGCAGAAAGCCTACGCAAGCTCGAAGCGAGAGGCATCGTTGTTCGACGAGATCTCAGTGACCTCATTTTGCATGTCGAGTATGAACTCCACCCAGATGTTCGAGTGAGTCTCGGATCGCTCCTGGATCAACTGTCTGCCTGGGGTGCAAGTTTTCTTGAACGTGAAGCTAATGTAGCGGCAAAGGAGCGCCGGAGTTCGTCACAGAAGCAATGA
- a CDS encoding NAD-dependent succinate-semialdehyde dehydrogenase: MAYQSLNPFTEEVVRDFPNHTDAEVEAAISKADALFRSDWSQGDRATRLAVLDRLAGVISANRDKLAHTMAEEMGKPLFQGQMEADQCASIARYYADHAAELLAAQAIKSAVGESWIEFHPIGVLLAVEPWNFPIYQLIRVVAPAIAVGNPVLYKHAGIVPQCAALFEALVLEAGAPVGAVTNLYISAAKVSELIADDRIQGVALTGSEGAGSKVGARASEMLKKSTMELGGSDPFIVLDDADMQKAVQGAVYGRLGNAGQICSGAKRFIVQRSIADQFTNAFIDAMKSAPMGDPKDPTTLLGPLASQDAVEGLSRQVENAISHGAKVLIGGKRADRKGFFYEPTILTGLTPENPAFYEEFFGPVAQLFVVDDDDAVVALANDSKFGLGGSIFSSDIARARAMASRIDTGMVFINMWTTSLPELPFGGVKRSGYGRELGSLGIKEFVNQKLVVVSKS; the protein is encoded by the coding sequence ATGGCCTATCAAAGCCTTAATCCGTTCACAGAAGAAGTTGTTAGGGACTTCCCGAACCATACCGACGCGGAGGTCGAGGCTGCTATCTCTAAGGCTGATGCTCTATTCCGATCAGACTGGTCTCAGGGAGATCGAGCCACCCGGCTCGCTGTGCTCGACCGACTCGCAGGGGTTATCTCTGCAAATCGCGACAAACTTGCGCACACGATGGCCGAAGAGATGGGAAAGCCTCTTTTCCAGGGACAGATGGAAGCGGACCAGTGCGCTTCCATTGCACGCTATTATGCCGATCACGCCGCTGAACTGCTAGCGGCACAAGCAATCAAAAGCGCCGTCGGAGAGTCATGGATCGAGTTCCATCCGATCGGCGTCCTGCTCGCAGTTGAGCCATGGAACTTTCCCATCTATCAGCTTATCCGGGTTGTTGCGCCTGCTATCGCTGTCGGCAACCCGGTCCTATATAAGCACGCGGGTATTGTGCCCCAGTGCGCCGCATTGTTCGAAGCTTTAGTGTTGGAGGCAGGCGCTCCCGTTGGCGCAGTCACAAACCTCTACATCTCCGCAGCAAAGGTTTCGGAACTGATCGCTGACGATCGCATTCAAGGTGTGGCACTCACAGGCTCAGAAGGAGCGGGCAGCAAGGTTGGAGCGCGCGCATCAGAGATGCTGAAGAAATCGACTATGGAACTGGGCGGCAGCGATCCTTTTATCGTCCTCGATGATGCGGATATGCAGAAGGCTGTACAAGGTGCGGTTTATGGGCGTCTTGGGAATGCGGGTCAAATTTGCAGTGGTGCCAAGCGGTTCATCGTCCAGCGCTCGATTGCAGATCAATTCACCAACGCCTTCATCGACGCGATGAAGAGTGCGCCGATGGGAGACCCGAAGGACCCCACGACCCTCCTCGGTCCACTAGCATCACAAGATGCAGTCGAAGGCCTCAGCCGCCAGGTTGAGAATGCGATCAGCCATGGAGCGAAGGTTCTTATCGGCGGGAAACGTGCTGACAGGAAGGGCTTCTTTTACGAGCCAACAATCCTGACGGGACTCACGCCCGAGAATCCAGCGTTTTATGAGGAGTTCTTCGGTCCCGTCGCTCAACTCTTTGTCGTTGATGACGATGACGCTGTGGTCGCGCTCGCAAATGATTCCAAGTTTGGTCTGGGAGGCTCTATTTTTTCGAGTGATATCGCACGGGCGCGTGCAATGGCTTCGCGCATCGACACGGGCATGGTCTTCATCAACATGTGGACCACATCGCTACCCGAGCTCCCCTTTGGAGGCGTGAAGCGCTCCGGTTACGGCCGTGAACTCGGCAGCTTGGGCATCAAGGAGTTCGTCAATCAGAAACTCGTAGTCGTTAGCAAATCATGA
- a CDS encoding SDR family NAD(P)-dependent oxidoreductase, whose product MSIALITGASSGIGAVYARRFAARGYNLVLVARAVDRLNDLAAVLRGTYGVEVEIIPADLVDPAQIEVVSKRLRSEPPIEVLVNNAGAGLLGGFATVDPAEMERLLRLNVVAPTLLVSAVVGGMIARGKGAIINVGSVLGLLPEYAPGIYAATKSYVLTMSQSLAAEVSSKGVYVQAVLPAATRTEIYERAGGDISKIPNVMEVDDLVDAALVGFDRKELVTIPPVPDVEAWDAFEQARGVLAQGFSNSQPAARYRA is encoded by the coding sequence ATGAGCATTGCACTTATCACGGGAGCTTCGAGTGGAATCGGCGCAGTGTACGCACGGCGCTTTGCCGCGCGAGGTTACAACCTTGTCCTTGTCGCCCGAGCAGTCGATCGCCTGAACGACCTGGCTGCGGTACTTCGCGGTACATACGGAGTAGAGGTCGAGATCATTCCAGCCGATCTGGTAGATCCCGCACAGATCGAAGTGGTCAGTAAGCGTCTCCGTTCCGAGCCGCCGATCGAGGTACTCGTCAACAACGCCGGCGCCGGGCTGCTCGGCGGCTTCGCCACCGTTGATCCTGCAGAGATGGAAAGGCTTTTGCGTCTGAATGTGGTTGCCCCTACGCTGCTGGTCTCTGCCGTCGTCGGTGGGATGATTGCGCGGGGGAAGGGCGCGATTATCAACGTTGGGTCGGTGCTTGGTCTCTTGCCGGAGTATGCTCCCGGAATTTACGCAGCCACGAAATCCTATGTGCTGACAATGTCTCAGAGCCTAGCCGCGGAGGTCTCTTCGAAAGGTGTTTATGTCCAGGCGGTCTTGCCAGCGGCGACGCGCACCGAAATCTATGAGCGCGCGGGCGGAGATATCAGCAAGATCCCGAACGTTATGGAAGTCGATGACCTTGTCGATGCAGCGCTGGTCGGATTCGATCGCAAGGAATTGGTCACAATTCCGCCCGTACCGGATGTTGAGGCATGGGACGCATTCGAGCAGGCGCGTGGAGTTCTAGCCCAGGGATTTAGCAACTCGCAGCCAGCGGCGCGTTATCGCGCCTGA
- a CDS encoding YciI family protein yields MKQHGVFLNNLVAQGKIVAHGPVIDPTGGFGLSLYQLADDEDIESIVSQDPLVQNGAGHMEHYVMLHLTTPAL; encoded by the coding sequence ATGAAGCAGCACGGAGTCTTTCTCAATAACCTTGTGGCCCAGGGAAAGATAGTTGCCCATGGTCCGGTCATTGACCCAACCGGCGGCTTCGGTTTGTCCCTTTATCAGCTCGCTGACGATGAGGACATTGAGTCGATCGTCTCGCAAGACCCCCTTGTACAAAACGGCGCCGGTCACATGGAGCACTACGTAATGCTCCATCTCACGACACCTGCTCTCTAG
- a CDS encoding nuclear transport factor 2 family protein: MTTISSSATSSHQTDQPDPLLQQSMEAWKRGIVQRDWSAVGKLLAEDVAYHNPASFDPYVGKSTLVTVLRTVFDIFEDFEYHRQFSSDAGYVLEFTARIGDAKLFGVDMIELNGQGLITNLMVLIRPADVVLTLSAEAANRLGVSATSTK, translated from the coding sequence ATGACCACAATTAGCTCGTCTGCAACGAGCAGCCACCAAACAGACCAGCCCGATCCCTTGTTGCAACAGAGCATGGAGGCTTGGAAGCGAGGGATCGTCCAGCGGGACTGGAGTGCAGTCGGAAAATTGCTGGCGGAAGATGTTGCCTATCACAACCCTGCCTCCTTTGATCCCTATGTCGGGAAAAGTACCCTCGTCACGGTGCTTCGCACGGTGTTCGACATCTTTGAGGATTTCGAATATCACCGACAGTTCAGCAGCGACGCAGGCTATGTTCTCGAATTCACTGCTCGCATCGGTGATGCGAAGCTCTTCGGCGTAGACATGATTGAGCTCAACGGGCAGGGTCTGATCACCAATCTGATGGTCCTGATCCGTCCGGCAGACGTTGTTCTGACCTTGTCAGCCGAAGCAGCCAACCGCTTGGGCGTGAGCGCTACTTCAACAAAGTAG
- a CDS encoding SDR family oxidoreductase → MKKTILITGASSGFGLMLATMLHKQGHNVIGTSRNPEKFTGKVPFELLRLDIDDDASIRSFPNELFRRVQKLDVLVNNAGYMLTGLAEETPLEAARQQFETNFWGTVKVTNAILPHFRRQRFGKIITVSSIVALIGPPNLSFYTASKHAVEGYFKSLRFELSPLNIKVSMVEPVWFKTNLGANSVKANSGSIGEYDAYRRKADAATKKGIDEAESPDAVVKKIAELIDAKDPQFSNPVGKMVGVFLFLQKYAPKVFENSILKSVANAA, encoded by the coding sequence ATGAAAAAGACAATTCTCATCACGGGTGCCTCGTCAGGCTTCGGCTTGATGCTCGCAACGATGCTTCACAAGCAAGGCCACAACGTTATCGGCACCAGCCGGAATCCAGAAAAATTTACCGGAAAAGTGCCTTTCGAGCTGCTTCGTCTCGACATTGATGACGATGCTTCGATCCGCTCCTTCCCGAACGAACTCTTTCGACGCGTCCAGAAGTTGGATGTTCTGGTCAATAATGCCGGTTACATGCTGACCGGCCTGGCCGAAGAAACACCGTTGGAGGCTGCTCGGCAGCAGTTCGAGACGAATTTCTGGGGCACCGTGAAGGTCACAAATGCGATTCTGCCGCACTTCCGGCGTCAGCGGTTCGGCAAGATCATCACGGTAAGTTCGATCGTAGCCCTCATCGGGCCGCCCAATCTGTCGTTTTACACCGCTTCGAAACATGCCGTTGAGGGCTATTTCAAGTCCCTACGGTTCGAACTGAGTCCGTTGAATATCAAGGTAAGCATGGTAGAGCCCGTGTGGTTCAAGACCAACCTTGGTGCCAACTCCGTAAAGGCGAACTCCGGATCGATTGGCGAATACGACGCGTATCGCCGCAAGGCGGATGCCGCGACCAAGAAGGGTATCGATGAAGCGGAAAGCCCGGATGCCGTCGTGAAGAAGATTGCCGAGCTCATCGATGCCAAGGACCCGCAATTCAGCAATCCGGTCGGCAAGATGGTTGGCGTGTTCCTGTTCCTGCAAAAGTATGCGCCCAAGGTATTTGAGAATTCGATTCTCAAGAGCGTGGCCAATGCAGCCTGA
- a CDS encoding AraC family transcriptional regulator: MANESTTFSGRSVHTLDYAIWPGWRLIMQDAGLATAPVLRRADLPGDLFARDQVCLTSKDFFNLWAAIEEEARSLDTGLPAPLRIAKVMTSDWFDPELFAALCSANFASALERLSKYARLIAPMTFTVVRTASNAAVTINFLDQTVPPPDVFLAFKLVFFVQLARLATRAPIKPMKVTWPTAASLAAEDATLYSDFFGVDVEAGPFATIVFRGEDMDRPFLTENHKLWQFFEPSLRQRLADLDRTASMVERVRSALLEAMPAGDVSVQSVGKRLGVGTRTLQRRLQEEGTSFQLTLDTVRSSLADHYLRKTAMSNAEIALLLGFDDANSFIRAFRAWTDTTPQSIRRGALKSDLAPACDDSAEGVTAEKDQGAGIVPPVR; the protein is encoded by the coding sequence ATGGCCAACGAATCCACCACATTTTCAGGTCGATCGGTTCACACCTTGGATTACGCCATCTGGCCTGGCTGGCGCTTGATAATGCAAGATGCGGGGTTGGCTACGGCACCCGTCTTGCGTCGCGCTGATCTGCCCGGCGATTTATTTGCCCGCGATCAAGTTTGCCTGACGTCGAAGGATTTTTTCAACTTATGGGCGGCGATCGAAGAGGAAGCCCGATCGCTCGACACTGGATTGCCCGCACCCTTGCGAATTGCGAAGGTCATGACCAGTGACTGGTTCGATCCCGAACTGTTCGCCGCGTTGTGCAGTGCCAATTTTGCCAGCGCGCTAGAACGCTTGTCCAAGTATGCGAGGCTGATCGCACCGATGACGTTCACGGTCGTACGTACGGCGTCGAACGCCGCAGTTACGATCAATTTTCTGGACCAAACCGTACCGCCACCCGATGTCTTTCTTGCATTCAAGCTGGTGTTCTTTGTCCAACTTGCACGCCTCGCCACACGTGCTCCCATCAAGCCGATGAAAGTGACGTGGCCGACAGCGGCCAGCCTCGCTGCGGAGGATGCCACTTTGTACTCTGATTTTTTTGGCGTAGATGTCGAAGCGGGTCCATTCGCGACCATAGTTTTTCGTGGCGAAGACATGGATCGCCCATTCTTGACTGAAAACCATAAGCTTTGGCAGTTTTTCGAACCATCCTTGCGCCAAAGACTGGCGGATCTCGACCGGACCGCTAGCATGGTCGAGCGGGTGCGAAGCGCGTTGCTGGAGGCGATGCCTGCCGGAGATGTGTCCGTGCAATCTGTGGGAAAGCGGCTCGGCGTCGGAACTCGCACCCTTCAGCGTCGACTTCAAGAAGAGGGCACTTCGTTTCAACTTACCCTCGATACTGTCCGATCCTCGCTGGCCGATCACTACTTACGTAAGACAGCGATGTCGAATGCCGAGATCGCACTTTTACTTGGTTTCGACGATGCCAATTCTTTCATTCGAGCGTTTCGCGCATGGACGGATACAACGCCGCAGTCGATTCGACGCGGCGCATTGAAATCGGATCTCGCTCCCGCTTGTGATGACAGTGCGGAAGGAGTGACGGCCGAGAAAGATCAAGGAGCAGGAATAGTCCCTCCAGTTCGTTGA
- a CDS encoding ParB/RepB/Spo0J family partition protein, with translation METQVIDATEYRNVSLSLLNESKTNPRRTFEETALKELADSIRTQGVLSPLLVRPITEKGFEIIAGARRYRAAQMAEQSTVPVRIVNLSDAAALEAQLVENLVRSEIHPMEEAQGFRALLDLEDPKYSIEQIAAKVGKAPAFVAQRLKLCDLAPVVVEAFYADAIGVGHTLLLAKLPADQQEHALKACFKEVYNGGEKPTRVLLPLRNLQFWIATNVLLILKDAPFNKRDAQLVPTAGSCADCPKRTGHNKLLFGDDLGKQGDQCTDPTCYQAKVEAHIAKTIAAKPELVQISTAYGVQQEGSPVLPRNKYTAIRDDRPKSNDEAKRPEFKQCKYTTEAIITEGSDVGTIHKVCANMNCPVHHPKQTSGRDEAKWKAEQEKQRKEQAIANATGLRVLGAIGSAVPVRLLKRDLLFVIERLASALDDSRIEMLARQHGIRQKRDDGGLKKTLTAFFRRSDEGTLSRLLVEACILLAATRGNPSIVLKEAAAAYKVDTDAIAEKVRQEFSAKERAKKAPPSANKPTKKAA, from the coding sequence ATGGAAACCCAAGTCATCGATGCCACCGAATACCGCAATGTCTCACTGTCGCTCTTGAATGAGTCCAAGACCAACCCGCGCCGCACCTTCGAGGAAACCGCCTTGAAGGAACTGGCAGACTCCATCCGTACCCAGGGCGTTCTGTCCCCGCTGCTGGTGCGACCCATCACGGAAAAGGGCTTCGAGATCATCGCAGGAGCAAGGCGTTACCGCGCCGCGCAGATGGCGGAACAGTCCACCGTACCTGTCCGCATCGTCAATCTTTCTGACGCCGCCGCGTTAGAGGCTCAACTGGTTGAGAATTTGGTTCGCTCCGAGATTCACCCCATGGAGGAAGCGCAAGGCTTCCGCGCCTTGCTGGACTTGGAAGACCCAAAGTACAGCATTGAGCAGATCGCTGCGAAGGTGGGCAAGGCACCCGCGTTTGTTGCCCAACGGCTCAAGCTGTGTGACCTTGCCCCGGTAGTCGTCGAAGCCTTCTATGCCGATGCCATCGGAGTAGGACACACGCTCTTACTGGCGAAGCTGCCAGCCGACCAGCAGGAACATGCTCTCAAGGCTTGCTTCAAGGAGGTCTACAACGGAGGCGAGAAGCCTACCCGCGTCCTGCTGCCTCTACGCAATCTTCAGTTCTGGATTGCAACCAACGTCCTGCTCATCCTCAAGGATGCGCCGTTCAACAAGCGCGATGCGCAGCTTGTACCGACCGCTGGTAGTTGCGCCGATTGCCCCAAGCGCACTGGACACAACAAGCTGTTGTTTGGCGATGACCTCGGCAAACAGGGCGACCAATGCACCGACCCAACCTGCTATCAGGCCAAGGTGGAGGCGCACATTGCGAAAACCATCGCAGCGAAACCGGAACTGGTACAGATCAGCACGGCCTATGGTGTGCAGCAGGAAGGCAGTCCCGTCCTGCCGCGCAACAAGTACACTGCCATTCGGGACGACCGCCCCAAGTCCAATGACGAGGCGAAGCGTCCCGAGTTCAAGCAGTGCAAGTACACCACGGAGGCCATCATCACCGAGGGCAGCGATGTTGGCACTATCCATAAGGTATGCGCGAACATGAACTGCCCGGTGCATCATCCCAAGCAAACCAGCGGACGGGACGAGGCCAAGTGGAAGGCCGAGCAGGAGAAGCAGCGGAAGGAACAGGCCATTGCAAACGCGACCGGTCTCCGTGTCCTCGGGGCCATCGGCTCTGCCGTACCAGTGCGCCTGCTCAAGCGCGATCTGCTGTTTGTCATTGAGCGACTGGCATCGGCACTCGATGACAGCCGTATCGAGATGCTGGCGCGGCAGCACGGCATCCGTCAGAAGCGCGACGATGGCGGCCTGAAGAAGACACTGACCGCCTTCTTTCGCCGTTCTGATGAAGGGACACTCTCGCGGTTGCTCGTGGAGGCTTGCATTCTGTTAGCAGCCACGCGCGGCAATCCAAGCATCGTCCTCAAAGAGGCTGCCGCCGCTTACAAGGTGGATACGGACGCTATCGCCGAAAAGGTACGGCAGGAATTCTCCGCAAAAGAGAGGGCGAAGAAGGCACCGCCGTCAGCAAACAAGCCCACCAAGAAAGCAGCCTAG
- a CDS encoding DUF6908 domain-containing protein — protein sequence MKTILAILQKAGGWHPGLYLKIDKPPYKELVIEAMDESGPCGLPAISVCRYTEVNGDLMRDPEMCFELGLAGGAHLTVFYYRNDFLGVEQWSRFIRDGNYCFHPQWFQQQEEMAQLWDDALTQQKFANAFNPQKHIRG from the coding sequence ATGAAAACCATCCTCGCAATCCTCCAAAAGGCCGGAGGCTGGCATCCCGGCCTCTACCTCAAGATCGACAAGCCGCCCTATAAAGAGCTTGTCATTGAGGCCATGGACGAGTCCGGCCCGTGCGGGCTTCCCGCAATCTCAGTTTGCCGCTACACCGAAGTCAACGGCGATCTGATGCGTGACCCTGAGATGTGCTTCGAGCTTGGACTCGCGGGTGGCGCACACCTAACGGTCTTCTATTACCGCAATGACTTCCTCGGTGTGGAGCAATGGTCGCGCTTCATACGCGATGGCAACTATTGCTTTCATCCGCAGTGGTTCCAGCAACAGGAAGAGATGGCGCAGCTTTGGGACGACGCACTGACGCAGCAGAAGTTTGCGAATGCTTTCAATCCGCAGAAGCACATCCGCGGCTAA